The following are encoded in a window of Thermodesulfobacteriota bacterium genomic DNA:
- the rplJ gene encoding 50S ribosomal protein L10 yields the protein MLSKAAKNEIIDQFSAVFKANPSVMLVEYKGLSVKEIEGLRTNLKDADTNLTVVKNTLLKIAAKDTDIEKLNDLLSGPTAIAVCESDPTAAAKVFVDTAKDLPSLVIKGGVVEGTVVSANEIEALSKLPSRQEMMAQLLGALTSPMSNLLGTLGQLQTQLLYALEAVKDKKEQGGEAAAPAEEKSEAPKEEAKQEESKAEAKEETPKEEAKEAEAKEDKAPADDAKEVEAKEEAPSEEAKEEAPKEEEKEEPKAEAEETAQSEEVKEENSEDSEEEKEES from the coding sequence ATGTTAAGTAAAGCAGCAAAAAATGAAATAATCGATCAGTTTAGCGCAGTTTTTAAGGCTAACCCTTCAGTGATGCTCGTTGAGTATAAAGGGCTTAGTGTAAAAGAAATTGAGGGTCTTAGGACGAATCTAAAAGACGCCGATACAAACTTAACAGTCGTTAAAAACACTCTGCTTAAGATTGCTGCTAAAGACACTGATATTGAAAAGTTAAATGACTTGCTCTCAGGGCCAACTGCGATTGCGGTTTGTGAGAGTGATCCAACTGCAGCAGCAAAGGTATTTGTAGATACGGCTAAAGATCTTCCTTCATTAGTAATAAAGGGCGGTGTGGTTGAAGGAACAGTTGTTAGTGCTAATGAGATAGAGGCACTTTCTAAGCTACCTTCACGTCAGGAAATGATGGCGCAGCTACTTGGTGCGCTAACTAGCCCAATGTCTAATCTGCTGGGTACTCTTGGCCAGCTGCAAACACAGCTTCTATATGCACTAGAGGCCGTGAAGGATAAAAAAGAACAGGGCGGTGAAGCGGCAGCACCTGCAGAAGAAAAGTCGGAGGCACCTAAAGAGGAAGCTAAGCAAGAAGAATCTAAAGCTGAGGCCAAAGAAGAAACTCCAAAAGAGGAAGCAAAAGAGGCTGAAGCCAAGGAAGATAAGGCTCCTGCAGACGATGCAAAAGAAGTAGAGGCCAAAGAAGAAGCGCCTTCAGAGGAAGCTAAAGAAGAAGCTCCAAAAGAAGAAGAAAAAGAAGAGCCTAAGGCTGAAGCAGAAGAAACGGCCCAGTCTGAAGAAGTTAAAGAAGAAAATTCAGAGGATTCTGAAGAAGAAAAAGAAGAAAGTTAA
- the rplL gene encoding 50S ribosomal protein L7/L12, whose protein sequence is MPETTREDVLTYLEKASMLEISDLIKDIEEKFDVKAAAPVAVAAAPGGAPAADGAAPAAEKDDFNVVLKAIGDNKIQVIKAVREVTSLGLKEAKELVESAPKAVKEGVDKEEAESIKKKLEESGAEIEIS, encoded by the coding sequence ATGCCTGAAACAACTAGAGAAGATGTCCTAACTTATCTTGAGAAAGCAAGCATGCTTGAAATCTCAGATCTAATTAAAGACATCGAAGAAAAATTTGACGTAAAGGCTGCAGCTCCAGTAGCAGTAGCAGCAGCACCAGGTGGAGCACCAGCAGCAGACGGCGCAGCTCCAGCGGCTGAGAAAGATGATTTCAACGTAGTCTTAAAAGCTATTGGCGACAACAAGATACAGGTTATTAAGGCTGTTAGAGAAGTAACATCTCTAGGTCTTAAAGAAGCAAAAGAGCTTGTAGAAAGCGCCCCCAAGGCAGTAAAAGAAGGTGTTGATAAAGAAGAGGCCGAGAGCATCAAGAAGAAGCTCGAGGAATCTGGCGCAGAAATAGAAATCAGCTAA
- the rplA gene encoding 50S ribosomal protein L1 translates to MATRGKKYDEVSKAVDPKEIYTVDEAIKLIEDTKTAKFDETVEVSVKLGIDPRQANQQIRTGLVLPHGIGKDITVLVFAKGEKEKEAQDAGADFVGLDDMIEKISKDNWLDFDVSIATPDVMSNVAKLGKVLGPRSLMPSPKVGTVTFDIEQAVKEAKAGRIEVKNDKGGVVHAPIGKVSFGFEKLKDNFLIFMDALTKMKPSSSKGIFIRKITVANTMGPGIKVDSHDVRDVLKGFQAAA, encoded by the coding sequence ATGGCAACAAGAGGGAAAAAATACGATGAGGTCAGCAAAGCAGTGGATCCAAAAGAGATCTACACTGTTGATGAGGCAATTAAACTAATTGAAGATACTAAGACTGCAAAGTTTGACGAGACCGTAGAGGTTTCAGTAAAACTGGGAATCGATCCAAGACAGGCTAATCAACAAATACGAACAGGACTTGTACTTCCTCACGGCATAGGAAAAGACATAACAGTTTTAGTATTTGCCAAAGGGGAAAAAGAAAAAGAGGCACAGGATGCAGGAGCTGATTTTGTGGGTCTCGATGATATGATTGAAAAGATTTCAAAAGATAACTGGCTTGATTTTGATGTATCCATTGCAACACCTGATGTTATGAGCAATGTTGCTAAGCTCGGTAAGGTTCTAGGGCCAAGAAGTCTTATGCCAAGCCCTAAAGTCGGAACAGTTACTTTTGATATTGAGCAGGCTGTAAAGGAAGCAAAAGCAGGAAGAATCGAAGTTAAAAATGACAAAGGCGGCGTTGTACATGCGCCTATAGGTAAGGTTTCTTTTGGATTTGAAAAGCTAAAGGACAATTTCTTAATATTTATGGACGCACTTACAAAAATGAAACCTTCATCATCAAAAGGAATTTTTATTAGAAAGATTACAGTTGCAAACACTATGGGGCCTGGTATCAAAGTGGATTCACATGATGTTCGCGATGTTCTAAAAGGGTTCCAAGCAGCAGCATAG